A genomic stretch from Telmatocola sphagniphila includes:
- a CDS encoding PAS domain S-box protein — protein MSPTRLACFVIAAWCISWGLGSASEPLVRAQGTTTLPAAKQVPIDTASFKRIEAIYLFRQRNPRIHFALDSVTKKVIAFHIPKTDFPANPGDRILLQLPSETKPGWKVHEVSLPKVIGTTTLPSPEQVEIQDISSAKVSEVWAKTMGFVTAVRFLPRRDVLEIELHASKPILLHLDVENTNSIQPWENRFLYKYVTVTGCAVPWIGPTHRDTPCIKIGSENNLRTVSNENLFEGPSVPIEETVTPKYRNRIVKIEGIVLEPKMHEVKISDNSTELALAISNATIAPNDYLEVLGVGSLEKGQRSFTPIAYRAFEQDNGKRDKRILLEAGELKKFSPKELTDQTSVRFFGRVTAVIPSLSGFFMEDSTGGCFVSCLKSNLPKVGVEVQVRGHTEQKLGVPFVRAIKPELLAKDLQLPCMTLTSSEWLNSSYEGRRVELQGVVRSITPRRKSGAIVWRIARANEILLFHTSDSSSIDYVDTQKYLGTTIRLKGVFSQLPISDSSDAEKHIWASDGTDDVTILQKSEDEKISNLGDLKTLANAHYSRNEQIFVEVSGHIIGFGEQNSVYIEDEQGGIRVDLPDFPDMQLGNRITVSGLYSPGKNEFERAYLKEARVIQTNTDIRRTWPPKNLDNPEDSQFNDRLVTGSGVVQECLHYPGYHVLVVSSHGRTYFLRILDAALSDSQRESLVPDMYINFTGIYTPEFDERSGKSQEVIRLRLLQDIVTLHIPPRWRTLHTVILGCIIGLICCLLLIWGWVANLRLRDSQTIILQQKHREEQLEEKYRELFENANDFMFTLDINGRITSINNAGERLMGYARGELLGRSLTDFVASDDRNTVESMIESDEPVTYEIVLFNQSLKELCLEISSRPVVDSENVAIHIVGIGRDITRRKLAEWELKRAFRVLRSHIENSPLGIIEWDRGFRVTRWSRQAEVIFGWRAEEVLFRHPSEWNFIHEEDSAAVEKVIAALLNKANRNYSFNRNYNKSGNIVYCEWYNSALVDEKGELVSVLSLVLDVTPRVEGEEERRKLEENIKQVQKMEAVGRLAGGVAHDFNNLLTIINGNSHMLLAERLPRDHFDLVSQIRQAGEKAAGLTRQLLAFGRKQISAPKEVDLNYILRDLHDMLKRMAGEHVQVIYDLQSSLPLVLIDPTMMEQIVYNLIVNARDAMPTGGKIQIRSRAIRESHVVRLEFEDTGTGMDEKTKAKIFEPFFTTKAMGKGTGLGLATVYSVVQQANGIIDVSSTPGVGTTFRVDLPISSSRIAPESSLKPLAPQVVETPPPSKASTIVQPIQPPAAVSDNPEQHRDTVLLVEDEDGLRLLARRVLEMNGYRVIPAADGNEALEIYRKKEFGHIDLLITDVMMPGISGVQLVEQLRTEESDMRVIFMSGYTDDEVIHQGVMMEEVQFLQKPFTPPVFMAKVRKVMSLETSA, from the coding sequence ATGAGTCCTACGAGGCTGGCATGCTTCGTTATTGCTGCCTGGTGTATCAGTTGGGGGTTAGGCTCAGCATCTGAACCGCTTGTCAGGGCTCAGGGTACAACGACTCTGCCTGCCGCCAAACAGGTCCCTATAGATACCGCCAGCTTTAAACGAATCGAGGCTATCTATCTCTTCCGCCAGCGGAATCCTCGCATCCATTTCGCGCTAGATTCCGTGACGAAAAAGGTCATTGCCTTTCACATTCCCAAAACGGACTTCCCGGCGAACCCCGGCGATCGCATTCTGCTGCAGTTGCCTTCAGAAACGAAACCTGGCTGGAAAGTGCACGAGGTGAGTTTGCCGAAAGTGATTGGTACGACCACCCTTCCGTCGCCAGAGCAGGTTGAAATTCAGGACATTAGTTCCGCAAAAGTCTCTGAGGTCTGGGCGAAAACGATGGGTTTCGTGACGGCCGTACGATTTCTCCCCAGGCGCGATGTGCTGGAAATCGAACTCCATGCCTCCAAGCCGATCCTCCTGCATCTGGATGTGGAAAATACTAATTCGATACAACCGTGGGAAAATCGCTTTCTTTACAAATACGTAACGGTGACTGGTTGTGCCGTACCCTGGATAGGGCCCACTCATCGCGACACCCCTTGCATCAAAATAGGCTCCGAGAACAATCTCAGGACCGTATCGAATGAGAATCTCTTCGAAGGTCCCAGCGTACCGATCGAAGAGACGGTGACTCCGAAATACCGAAATCGGATAGTGAAAATCGAGGGGATCGTTCTCGAACCGAAAATGCATGAGGTGAAAATATCGGATAATTCCACTGAACTTGCATTAGCGATCAGCAATGCAACGATAGCCCCGAACGATTATCTGGAAGTTTTAGGGGTAGGTTCCCTGGAAAAGGGGCAGCGCAGTTTTACGCCGATTGCCTACCGAGCCTTCGAACAAGACAATGGAAAACGAGATAAGCGGATACTCCTGGAGGCCGGGGAGCTCAAAAAGTTTTCCCCCAAAGAACTGACGGATCAAACTTCCGTGCGATTCTTCGGACGAGTCACCGCAGTGATTCCCTCGCTTTCAGGTTTTTTCATGGAAGATTCTACGGGGGGCTGTTTCGTCTCCTGCCTGAAGAGCAATCTTCCGAAGGTGGGAGTTGAGGTACAGGTTCGTGGACATACCGAGCAGAAACTGGGGGTGCCATTCGTTCGAGCGATAAAGCCCGAACTCCTGGCGAAAGATCTTCAATTACCCTGCATGACGCTAACGAGTTCGGAATGGCTGAATTCCAGTTACGAAGGACGGCGGGTAGAGCTTCAAGGCGTTGTGCGATCCATCACTCCGCGTCGAAAATCGGGCGCCATCGTCTGGCGGATTGCTCGGGCTAATGAGATTCTGCTTTTTCACACTTCGGATTCCTCATCGATCGATTACGTCGACACTCAAAAATATCTGGGCACGACTATTCGCCTGAAAGGGGTGTTTTCCCAACTTCCCATCAGTGATTCCTCCGATGCGGAAAAGCACATTTGGGCTTCGGACGGAACGGACGACGTCACCATTCTCCAAAAATCCGAAGATGAAAAAATCTCCAATCTCGGGGACCTTAAAACGCTCGCTAATGCTCATTATTCCCGGAACGAACAAATTTTCGTCGAAGTATCGGGCCACATCATTGGCTTCGGGGAACAGAACAGCGTTTACATCGAAGACGAGCAGGGCGGAATTCGCGTCGATTTGCCCGATTTCCCCGATATGCAGTTAGGTAACCGAATCACAGTTTCCGGACTCTATTCCCCGGGAAAAAATGAGTTTGAACGGGCCTATCTCAAAGAAGCCCGGGTTATTCAGACGAATACCGATATCCGGCGTACCTGGCCGCCCAAAAATCTGGATAATCCGGAGGATTCGCAGTTCAACGACCGGCTGGTAACCGGTTCCGGTGTGGTTCAGGAATGTCTGCACTACCCCGGGTATCACGTCCTGGTGGTGAGTTCGCACGGACGCACCTATTTCCTGCGCATTCTCGACGCCGCCCTCTCCGACTCTCAGAGGGAGAGTCTGGTTCCCGATATGTACATCAATTTCACCGGGATCTACACTCCGGAATTCGATGAACGGTCTGGAAAATCGCAGGAGGTGATCCGCCTTCGTTTGTTGCAGGATATTGTAACGCTGCACATTCCACCGCGCTGGCGAACCCTCCACACCGTCATTCTCGGTTGCATCATCGGCTTGATCTGCTGCTTGCTGCTGATTTGGGGTTGGGTCGCGAATCTCCGGTTACGTGATTCCCAAACGATCATTCTCCAGCAGAAACACCGCGAGGAGCAACTCGAAGAAAAATATCGGGAACTCTTCGAAAACGCCAATGACTTCATGTTTACGCTAGATATCAACGGTCGAATCACTTCGATCAATAATGCCGGCGAAAGGCTGATGGGCTACGCCCGCGGCGAGCTTCTGGGCCGCTCTCTGACAGATTTCGTCGCTTCGGATGATCGAAACACCGTCGAGAGTATGATCGAATCGGACGAGCCGGTCACGTATGAAATCGTCTTGTTCAATCAGTCCCTCAAAGAACTCTGTCTGGAAATCAGTTCGCGTCCGGTCGTCGATTCCGAAAACGTTGCGATTCATATTGTCGGGATCGGTCGAGACATCACGCGGCGAAAATTGGCCGAGTGGGAACTCAAACGCGCTTTCCGCGTGCTTCGCTCCCACATTGAAAACTCACCGCTGGGCATCATCGAATGGGATCGTGGTTTCCGGGTCACCCGCTGGTCCCGCCAGGCAGAAGTGATATTTGGATGGCGAGCGGAAGAAGTGCTGTTCCGGCACCCGAGCGAATGGAATTTCATTCACGAAGAGGACTCGGCCGCGGTGGAGAAAGTGATTGCCGCGCTCCTGAATAAGGCGAATCGCAATTACTCTTTCAATAGGAACTACAACAAGTCCGGGAATATCGTTTACTGCGAATGGTACAATTCGGCGTTGGTGGATGAGAAGGGCGAACTCGTCTCCGTGCTGTCCCTGGTCCTCGATGTGACTCCTCGCGTTGAAGGGGAAGAGGAGCGGCGAAAGCTCGAAGAAAACATCAAGCAGGTCCAGAAGATGGAAGCCGTCGGTCGTCTGGCCGGAGGTGTGGCCCACGATTTCAATAATTTGCTGACCATCATCAACGGTAACAGTCACATGCTTCTAGCAGAACGGCTGCCGCGGGATCATTTCGATCTGGTTTCCCAGATCCGACAGGCCGGGGAAAAGGCCGCCGGGCTGACCCGTCAACTTCTGGCCTTTGGTCGCAAGCAGATTTCCGCGCCCAAGGAAGTCGACCTTAACTATATTCTGCGCGATCTCCACGACATGTTGAAGCGCATGGCCGGCGAGCACGTGCAGGTGATTTACGATCTGCAAAGTTCGTTGCCGCTGGTCCTGATCGATCCCACTATGATGGAACAGATCGTCTACAATCTGATCGTCAATGCCCGGGACGCCATGCCCACCGGAGGAAAAATCCAAATCCGCTCCCGGGCTATCCGGGAATCGCACGTGGTTCGACTGGAGTTCGAAGACACCGGCACCGGGATGGACGAAAAAACCAAAGCCAAGATCTTCGAACCCTTCTTTACCACCAAAGCCATGGGCAAGGGCACCGGACTGGGGCTGGCGACTGTCTATAGCGTCGTGCAGCAGGCTAACGGCATCATCGACGTAAGCAGTACGCCAGGCGTGGGAACGACCTTCCGGGTCGACCTGCCAATCTCTTCCTCGCGAATAGCACCAGAGTCGAGCTTGAAGCCCCTAGCCCCCCAGGTCGTCGAAACGCCTCCCCCGTCCAAAGCTTCTACGATCGTGCAGCCGATTCAACCGCCGGCGGCAGTTTCTGACAATCCCGAGCAACATAGGGATACGGTCCTGCTCGTGGAAGACGAGGATGGCCTCCGCCTGTTAGCTCGCCGGGTTCTGGAAATGAATGGATATCGCGTGATACCCGCCGCCGACGGTAACGAAGCCCTGGAAATTTATCGAAAGAAGGAATTCGGGCATATCGATCTATTGATTACCGATGTCATGATGCCGGGAATCAGCGGCGTGCAACTGGTCGAACAATTGCGTACCGAGGAATCGGATATGCGAGTTATCTTCATGTCGGGCTACACCGACGACGAAGTCATCCACCAGGGGGTGATGATGGAAGAAGTTCAATTTTTACAAAAGCCGTTCACCCCGCCGGTTTTCATGGCCAAAGTTCGCAAAGTGATGTCTCTGGAAACTTCCGCGTGA
- a CDS encoding DUF1549 and DUF1553 domain-containing protein: MSNRFRLLFWIFAIPAILLLPSVIRAEGPVSFQRDVMALLARAGCNQGACHGNLNGKGGFKLSLRGEDPDFDYNVMTRDFSARRLDPQKPAESLFLRKAAGLVSHEGGPRFSKDSREYQLIFDWIAAGMPRDPETLPKLTQLEVEPKARILDSNQDRFRIQATAIFADGTRRDVTNLCALESTNPTLVALQPDGEVRRLLFGETNILVRYLNRTVAVPVAFLPERKGFHAVQTMSSNPVDRHLFPQWVNLKIQPSEKSNDSMFLRRVYLDVLGRLPTAEEARDFLNDPTTEKRSVLIDKLLQRPEFADFWALKWSDLLRNEEKSLDSKGVRIFHQWIREAIQNDRPMNEFARELVSARGSSYSNPPTNLYRALREPYARAESIAQVFLGVRLQCAKCHNHPFDIWTQDDYHRFAALFAQIDYRILANKRADDLDKHEFNGEQVIFLMPGKELSHPRTKQPLQPRLLGSQELLPYQSDRTAELANWIAQPDNPFFAKAQVNRIWYHLFGRGIVEPNDDFRLSNPPSNPELLEELADRFKKDHFNLRAMLRLILNSETYQLSSIPNETNAEDELHFSKSAALPLEAEQLVDAMLQVSGSKMKFNGYPSGTRAVQMAAPLHTGRRSSGLGEKFMKVFGKPERLLTCECERSEDAGLLQSLQMINGEIVQSLISDKNNVLKKYLQPGQKNETIVEELFLSGYGRLPNPKEKEFFTQKLETAKDRRVALEDLLWGILNSKEFLIRR; the protein is encoded by the coding sequence ATGTCGAACCGGTTCCGACTGCTATTCTGGATTTTTGCCATACCGGCGATATTGCTGCTGCCGTCTGTAATTCGTGCGGAGGGACCCGTTTCCTTTCAGCGAGATGTGATGGCGTTGCTGGCTCGCGCGGGTTGCAATCAGGGCGCCTGCCATGGCAATTTAAACGGGAAGGGCGGTTTCAAATTATCTCTGCGCGGCGAAGATCCCGATTTCGATTACAACGTGATGACGCGCGATTTCTCTGCCCGACGTTTAGATCCGCAGAAACCGGCGGAAAGTCTGTTTCTTCGCAAAGCCGCGGGATTGGTTAGCCATGAAGGCGGGCCGCGCTTCTCCAAAGATTCCCGAGAGTACCAACTGATTTTCGATTGGATCGCGGCCGGGATGCCGCGAGATCCTGAAACTCTGCCGAAGCTTACCCAGTTGGAAGTGGAACCCAAAGCGAGGATTCTCGATTCGAATCAAGATCGTTTTCGCATCCAGGCCACCGCGATTTTCGCGGATGGAACCCGACGCGATGTGACTAATCTCTGTGCTCTCGAATCGACCAATCCGACACTGGTCGCCCTGCAACCCGATGGCGAAGTCCGGCGGCTTCTCTTTGGCGAAACCAATATCCTGGTTCGCTATCTGAATCGAACCGTGGCGGTTCCCGTCGCCTTCCTTCCCGAGCGAAAGGGATTCCACGCCGTACAAACGATGAGTTCCAATCCGGTCGATCGGCATCTTTTTCCTCAATGGGTGAATCTGAAAATCCAGCCATCGGAAAAATCGAATGATAGTATGTTCCTGCGTCGGGTTTACCTGGATGTTCTGGGACGGCTGCCGACCGCCGAGGAAGCCCGGGATTTTCTCAACGACCCGACCACGGAAAAAAGATCGGTTCTCATCGACAAGCTTCTTCAACGGCCCGAATTCGCCGATTTCTGGGCGTTGAAATGGTCAGATTTGCTTCGAAATGAGGAGAAATCGCTCGATTCCAAGGGCGTGCGCATTTTCCATCAATGGATACGCGAGGCCATTCAAAATGATCGCCCCATGAATGAGTTCGCCCGGGAACTCGTTTCGGCCCGGGGGAGTTCTTATTCGAATCCGCCCACGAATCTTTACCGTGCTTTGCGCGAACCCTATGCCCGGGCGGAATCGATAGCACAGGTCTTCCTGGGAGTGCGCCTGCAATGCGCGAAGTGCCACAATCATCCTTTCGATATCTGGACGCAGGATGACTATCACCGTTTCGCAGCCCTTTTCGCACAAATCGATTATCGCATTCTGGCCAATAAGCGGGCTGATGATCTGGACAAGCATGAATTCAATGGCGAACAAGTCATCTTTCTGATGCCAGGCAAGGAATTATCGCATCCTCGCACTAAACAACCTCTACAGCCCCGCTTATTGGGCTCCCAGGAACTTTTGCCGTATCAGTCGGATAGAACTGCCGAGCTGGCGAATTGGATCGCTCAGCCAGATAATCCTTTTTTCGCAAAGGCCCAAGTCAATCGCATCTGGTACCACCTGTTCGGTCGGGGAATCGTTGAACCGAACGACGATTTTCGACTTTCCAATCCTCCCAGCAATCCGGAACTGCTCGAGGAATTGGCAGACCGCTTCAAAAAGGATCACTTCAATCTTCGGGCCATGCTGCGATTGATTTTGAACTCGGAAACTTACCAACTTTCGTCCATCCCGAACGAGACGAATGCTGAAGATGAACTGCACTTTTCCAAATCGGCCGCACTGCCTTTGGAGGCCGAGCAATTGGTGGATGCAATGCTACAGGTCAGCGGTTCAAAAATGAAATTCAACGGCTATCCCAGCGGTACTCGCGCGGTGCAGATGGCCGCACCTCTGCATACTGGCCGTCGCAGTAGTGGCCTGGGCGAAAAGTTCATGAAGGTATTCGGCAAACCGGAAAGACTACTCACTTGTGAGTGCGAACGTTCGGAGGACGCGGGCTTATTGCAATCCCTGCAGATGATCAACGGGGAAATTGTGCAGTCCTTGATCTCCGATAAGAATAATGTCCTGAAGAAGTATCTGCAGCCCGGACAGAAAAACGAAACGATCGTGGAAGAGTTGTTTCTATCCGGGTACGGCCGCCTACCGAATCCGAAAGAGAAAGAGTTCTTCACGCAAAAGCTGGAGACGGCGAAAGATCGTCGTGTCGCTCTGGAGGACCTTCTCTGGGGGATTCTCAATTCCAAAGAATTTCTGATTAGAAGGTGA
- a CDS encoding DUF6559 family protein has protein sequence MKDLNLKVSAPEYCTTLLNDQKKAALRDYLKMAPSLRGSNGKKSPYGAEEVHLEVRRHGLSLEYITFAYAIYCTPEIFRQIHTVLGHSPSYIALRGVVASEFFQGDVHFDALSFTDTAEMGAAVFGTPADVNITGILGS, from the coding sequence ATGAAGGACTTGAATTTGAAAGTCTCAGCGCCGGAGTACTGCACTACGCTATTGAATGATCAGAAGAAAGCGGCCCTGCGAGATTACTTGAAAATGGCTCCTTCCCTTCGGGGGTCGAATGGCAAAAAATCTCCTTACGGTGCGGAGGAAGTGCACCTGGAAGTGCGCCGGCACGGCCTGTCTCTGGAATACATCACTTTTGCTTATGCGATTTACTGCACCCCGGAAATCTTCCGGCAGATACATACTGTACTGGGACACTCCCCGAGTTATATCGCTCTTCGTGGGGTGGTTGCCTCCGAATTTTTTCAGGGGGATGTCCACTTTGATGCCCTGAGCTTTACCGATACGGCTGAAATGGGAGCCGCTGTCTTTGGTACCCCCGCCGACGTGAATATTACCGGAATCCTCGGTTCGTAA
- the purM gene encoding phosphoribosylformylglycinamidine cyclo-ligase has protein sequence MPEWTYEKAGLNLDTYEKTLEGIAPLMRRTHDRLHVLDGFGGFASLFMLDYDRFLFSRKYRKPVIITCTDGVGSKLKIASLTKKYDTVGIDLVAMSVNDCLCTGGEPLVFLDYLAMPKDDPELTRQLMEGMVEGCLQAECSLTGGETAILPEFYQPEDFDMAGFCVGVVEKDSIIDGKAVQVGDTVIGLASTGIHSNGYSLVRKIVFEHAKLTVNDRIEELGKTVGEELLTPTRIYVKAVKSVIQHYPFKKKVVRGLAHITGGGLVDNVPRVLPPGRRVEIQRGSWPVPPVFHWLQKLGEIPQPEVDRVFNQGIGFVMIVAPHFANSIIHQLADKKVPSYIIGKVKAGDPGVDMV, from the coding sequence ATGCCAGAGTGGACATACGAGAAAGCCGGTTTGAACCTCGATACCTACGAGAAAACTCTCGAAGGTATTGCTCCTCTGATGCGGCGGACGCACGACCGCCTGCATGTTCTGGATGGCTTCGGGGGATTTGCCTCTCTGTTCATGCTGGATTACGACCGCTTTCTTTTTTCGCGGAAGTATCGCAAACCCGTCATCATCACCTGCACCGACGGTGTTGGCAGTAAGCTGAAAATCGCTTCCCTTACTAAGAAATACGATACTGTCGGCATCGATCTGGTGGCCATGTCGGTGAACGATTGTCTCTGCACGGGGGGCGAACCGCTGGTCTTCCTCGATTATCTGGCCATGCCCAAGGACGACCCAGAACTGACCCGCCAGCTGATGGAAGGCATGGTCGAAGGGTGCCTTCAAGCCGAATGTTCCCTCACGGGCGGCGAAACGGCTATTCTTCCGGAGTTCTATCAGCCGGAAGATTTCGACATGGCCGGCTTCTGCGTCGGGGTCGTCGAAAAAGACAGCATTATCGATGGGAAAGCGGTTCAAGTCGGGGACACCGTCATCGGCCTGGCTTCCACCGGCATTCATTCCAATGGGTATAGCCTCGTTCGCAAAATTGTCTTCGAGCATGCGAAACTGACCGTGAATGATCGAATAGAAGAGTTGGGCAAAACCGTTGGGGAGGAGTTGCTCACACCGACGCGCATTTATGTCAAGGCGGTCAAGAGTGTGATTCAGCATTATCCCTTCAAAAAGAAGGTAGTGCGCGGTTTGGCTCACATCACTGGTGGCGGTCTGGTCGACAACGTGCCCCGAGTGTTACCTCCCGGTCGGCGCGTGGAAATTCAACGCGGTAGCTGGCCGGTTCCTCCGGTTTTCCATTGGTTGCAAAAACTCGGTGAGATTCCGCAGCCAGAAGTCGATCGCGTTTTCAATCAGGGGATCGGCTTTGTCATGATCGTCGCGCCTCATTTTGCGAACAGCATCATCCACCAACTGGCCGATAAGAAAGTGCCCAGTTATATCATCGGGAAAGTGAAAGCGGGCGATCCCGGAGTGGACATGGTTTGA
- a CDS encoding DUF1501 domain-containing protein, whose product MQTAYPQSAGTNRRDFLQLGAAAALGLTLPLQSQARSAPNRNNIQGIMIVLLGGPSPLDTWDPKPNAPSEIRGPFRPITTRIPGMQLSELFPLMARQADKFTLIRSLHSDLPAVHEAGLQQIQTGRSYSASASPPHLGNWIASQKDGPTSRERHVILGNRLGWNGCSMPHGQEESLILSNSDDDLSSESERIRERYGRNPFGNNCLRARRLIEAGTRFVTLNMFESVYDAKTWDIHGTRPFTTFREMARYVAPMFDLAYSALLSDLAERGLLQSTLVSALGEFGRSPKINPFGGRDHHGGVWTVLMAGGGIPGGGIIGASDEIGYSPKETPVTPSDLFATQCQVFGVPIPSGLAATVVEDLL is encoded by the coding sequence ATGCAGACAGCGTATCCACAGAGTGCGGGAACCAACCGGCGGGACTTTTTGCAATTGGGCGCGGCCGCTGCTTTGGGCCTGACGCTTCCGCTTCAGAGCCAGGCTCGTAGCGCACCGAATCGGAACAATATTCAAGGCATCATGATCGTACTGCTGGGCGGGCCGAGTCCCCTGGATACCTGGGATCCCAAGCCAAACGCTCCTTCGGAAATTCGCGGGCCATTTCGACCGATCACAACGCGAATACCAGGAATGCAGCTTAGCGAACTCTTCCCTTTAATGGCCCGGCAAGCCGATAAATTCACTCTGATTCGAAGCCTCCATAGCGACTTGCCCGCAGTTCACGAAGCAGGCTTGCAGCAGATTCAAACCGGGCGATCTTACTCGGCCTCCGCTTCCCCTCCGCACTTAGGCAATTGGATCGCTTCACAAAAAGATGGACCGACGAGCCGCGAGCGGCATGTGATTCTCGGCAACCGTCTCGGCTGGAATGGCTGTTCGATGCCTCATGGGCAGGAAGAAAGTCTGATACTCTCGAACTCGGACGATGATCTCAGTTCCGAATCGGAACGAATCCGCGAGAGATACGGACGAAATCCTTTTGGAAATAATTGCCTGCGAGCCCGGCGGTTGATCGAAGCGGGAACGCGATTTGTCACCCTCAATATGTTCGAATCGGTTTACGACGCCAAAACCTGGGACATCCACGGAACCCGGCCATTTACAACGTTCCGGGAAATGGCCCGTTACGTGGCGCCGATGTTCGATCTTGCCTATTCGGCCTTGTTGTCCGATTTGGCCGAACGCGGGCTTCTGCAATCAACTTTGGTCTCCGCTCTGGGGGAATTTGGACGTTCCCCGAAGATTAATCCCTTCGGTGGCCGCGACCATCATGGGGGAGTTTGGACAGTGCTGATGGCCGGCGGCGGCATCCCGGGCGGCGGCATCATCGGGGCTTCCGATGAGATCGGGTATTCACCTAAGGAAACTCCCGTGACGCCGTCCGATTTGTTCGCTACACAGTGCCAGGTTTTTGGTGTACCGATTCCCTCGGGGCTCGCAGCTACCGTTGTGGAAGATTTGCTTTAA
- a CDS encoding MFS transporter — MPSPFRSLRHRNYRLYFFGQGFSLIGSWMQTTTLAWLAWDWTKEARWPAFLLVAQIAPTLFLASWAGNLADRLPRHKLILRTQCAFLLSASLMTLLITLNLVNIVSLLALSVLHGCIQAIDLPVRLTFVPSLVEKEDILNTVALNSMQFNVARAIGPALAGVLLSSFSPGICLLGNTLSYLAVIISLLRMRDLKPEFPKQKSERDLQSGWSYLKAYPQIRQLLILSGAVSICGWPLLSLLTAYVERNLGLKEQAYGWLLSSVGGGAILAALNVASFGTSKRRRQFLRFGTLCVSLGLFILGSTQEFAWASLGCGLFGFGMISFLATGQGYVQLSVEDSHRGKVMGVWAMMVACGVPAGNLIWGPLADLHGITPIILGQASLMALIALILFRLRV; from the coding sequence ATGCCTTCGCCGTTTCGATCGCTCCGTCATCGCAATTACCGCCTCTATTTTTTCGGTCAGGGCTTCAGCCTGATCGGAAGCTGGATGCAAACCACCACGCTCGCCTGGCTGGCCTGGGATTGGACCAAAGAGGCCCGCTGGCCTGCTTTTTTGCTGGTCGCCCAAATTGCCCCGACATTGTTTTTGGCCTCCTGGGCAGGAAATCTCGCCGATCGGCTGCCGAGGCACAAACTCATTTTGCGTACCCAATGTGCGTTTTTACTTTCTGCCTCCTTGATGACCCTTCTCATCACCTTAAACCTGGTGAACATCGTCTCTCTTCTCGCTCTCTCCGTCCTGCACGGCTGCATTCAGGCGATCGATCTGCCGGTTCGACTTACCTTCGTTCCCAGCTTGGTGGAGAAGGAAGATATCCTAAATACCGTGGCATTGAATTCGATGCAGTTCAACGTGGCTCGAGCAATCGGGCCCGCGCTGGCCGGGGTGTTGCTCTCTTCTTTTTCGCCGGGAATTTGCCTTCTCGGCAATACCTTGAGCTATCTGGCGGTGATTATTTCCCTGCTTCGCATGCGAGATCTCAAACCGGAATTCCCGAAACAGAAATCGGAGCGAGACTTGCAAAGCGGCTGGTCTTATTTGAAAGCCTACCCGCAAATTCGTCAGCTTTTAATTCTGTCCGGGGCGGTTTCGATCTGCGGTTGGCCCCTGCTGTCGCTGCTGACGGCCTACGTTGAAAGAAATCTCGGTTTGAAAGAACAGGCCTACGGCTGGCTCCTCAGTTCTGTAGGAGGCGGCGCCATCCTGGCCGCGCTGAACGTCGCCAGTTTCGGGACCAGCAAGCGACGGCGTCAATTTCTCCGGTTCGGAACCCTCTGCGTTTCCTTGGGACTGTTTATTCTGGGAAGCACTCAGGAGTTTGCCTGGGCGTCGCTCGGCTGTGGATTATTCGGCTTCGGAATGATTTCTTTTTTGGCCACCGGTCAGGGCTACGTGCAACTTTCGGTGGAAGATTCGCATCGCGGGAAGGTGATGGGTGTCTGGGCCATGATGGTTGCCTGCGGAGTGCCGGCCGGTAACCTGATCTGGGGACCGCTCGCCGACCTTCATGGCATCACGCCGATTATTCTGGGTCAGGCCAGTTTAATGGCTCTGATTGCCCTCATCCTCTTTCGCTTGCGTGTTTGA